The Ovis aries strain OAR_USU_Benz2616 breed Rambouillet chromosome 11, ARS-UI_Ramb_v3.0, whole genome shotgun sequence genome window below encodes:
- the LOC105616454 gene encoding elongin-C — translation MDGEEKTYGGCEGPDAMYVKLISSDGHEFIVKREHALTSGTIKAMLSGPGQFAENETNEVNFREIPSHVLSKVCMYFTYKVRYTNSSTEIPEFPIAPEIALELLMAANFLDC, via the coding sequence ATGGATGGAGAAGAGAAAACCTATGGTGGCTGTGAGGGCCCTGATGCCATGTATGTCAAATTGATATCTTCAGATGGTCATGAGTTTATTGTAAAGAGAGAACATGCGCTAACATCAGGAACAATAAAAGCCATGTTGAGTGGCCCAGGTCAGTTTGCTGAGAATGAAACTAATGAAGTCAATTTTAGAGAGATCCCTTCACATGTGCTATCGAAAGTATGCATGTATTTTACCTACAAGGTTCGCTACACTAACAGCTCCACGGAGATTCCCGAATTCCCAATTGCACCTGAAATTGCACTGGAACTGCTGATGGCTGCAAACTTCCTagattgttaa
- the LOC105606876 gene encoding LOW QUALITY PROTEIN: schlafen family member 5 (The sequence of the model RefSeq protein was modified relative to this genomic sequence to represent the inferred CDS: inserted 4 bases in 3 codons; deleted 2 bases in 2 codons; substituted 6 bases at 6 genomic stop codons), translating into MSLKTDLKMSFPVYVLNAGKVTPRNEHRSGMNPQLRKKAESKHRACSICLLNSGGGVTKAETENKVXDCESHGVXLYLPSTFKSCSDELHPGEVFLISVKSWTSEASVTGLCPSLNHRQRISTVAMNSQEALAFLKGGIQTLTNXSNVLSPXNAQVHAQNKGNIQASAVALFDSAHHLQYLEKLNLTXSQHGLHLRCSQQRSHKALLSISSAVSAFINTEGGYIFFGVHGKTHQVTVTGSEKXKLDLTAMSASIDHCIRTLPVHHFXTQRCEMXYAITFLELHNQGALHGYVCVVEVEXFCCAVFVPNSRQVKDNCVRQLASKNRQHGSGEKSEVREQNQQ; encoded by the exons ATGAGTCTCAAGACTGATTTGAAAATGAGTTTTCCTGTGTATGTTTTAAACGCAGGAAAAGTCACCCCTAGGAATGAGCACAGGAGTGGAATGAACCCTCAACTGCGGAAGAAAGCAGAAAGCAAGCATCGTGCATGCAGCATCTGCCTGCTGAATTCTGGAGGGGGCGTGACCAAGGCTGAGACTGAGAACAAAGTCTAAGATTGTGAAAGCCATGGAGTATGACTGTATCTGCCTTCAACCTTC AAGAGCTGTTCAGATGAGCTGCACCCAGGAGAAGTCTTTCTGATTTCTGTGAAATCATGGACC TCAGAGGCCTCGGTTACAGGGCTGTGCCCCTCTCTGAACCACAGACAGAGAATATCTACTGTTGCCATGAATTCCCAGGAAGCACTGGCATTCCTCAAAGGCGGGATTCAGACTCTTACAA GTTCTAATGTGTTAAGTCCATAGAACGCTCAGGTTCACGCACAAAATAAAGGTAACATACAGGCTTCAGCTGTTGCTTTATTTGATAGTGCTCACCACCTTCAGTACCTGGAAAAGCTCAACCTTACTTAAAGTCAACACGGGTTGCATTTAAGATGTTCTCAACAAAGGAGTCACAAAGCTTTACTGAGTATCTCCTCAGCTGTTTCTGCATTTATAAACACCGAGGGAGGGTACATATTTTTTGGTGTGCATGGTAAGACCCATCAAGTCACTGTCACtggaagtgaaa agaaactaGATCTTACTGCCATGAGTGCTTCTATTGATCACTGTATTAGGACGTTGCCGGTCCATCACTTCTGAACCCAGAGGTGTGAGAT CTATGCTATCACATTCCTTGAACTGCACAATCAGGGGGCCCTCCATGGATATGTCTGTGTAGTCGAGGTGGAATGATTCTGCTGTGCAGTGTTTGTGCCCAATTCCAGGCAGGTGAAGGACAACTGTGTGAGACAGCTGGCCTCAAAGAATAGGCAGCATGGATCGGGTgagaagtctgaggtcagggaacAAAATCAGCAGTGA